In the Deltaproteobacteria bacterium CG2_30_66_27 genome, ACGGCAAGACGCTCCTGAAGGGTCCAGCGGAAGGTGGGATCGAGGGGAGCCGCTGGGAGGACGGCGATGTCGACGTCGCTGTCCTTGCCCGCTTGCCCGGTGGCCGTCGAGCCGAACCGATAGATCGCCGCCAGGTCCGGGAGAGCGCCCCGAAGGGTCTCGATGATGAGGTCGTCGTCCCGGCAAAGTTCCGTTTTCAACATATCGTATACGCCAAGCCGGCGACCTGTTCGAAATGGCGGTCGGACGTGAGGAGCTCGGCGCCGTGCTCCATCGCCTGGGCGGCGATCCAGACGTCGTTGATCGGCATCGGGCTTCCGTCTTTCTTCAGTTGCATGACGATCCGCGAATACCGGTCCGCGGTGACCGCCCCGAGCGGTGCGACCTCCACCGCTTCGTGGTCGAGGAACCGTCGAAGCATCCGCATGTTCTGCTCGAACTTCCCACCCTTGCGGAGACCGAACATCAACTCCCCCAGCATGACCGGCGAGATCAGAACGGAGTCGGAGCCGGAGATCTTTTCCACCACGGAAGAAACGCCCCTGCGAAACCCCGAGTACGCGCTCGTGTCGAGAAGGAGCTTCACTTCCACGCCGCTTCGTCGATCTCCTCGAAGACCCGCACCGATTCCTCGAACTCCCGGGCCTCTTTCTCCGACCACCCTCCGGCAAGTTCGGCGAGAGAGGCTCCCGCAGGCTTCTTCCGGCGCTTTTCCTGCCCCGCGGACCCGCCGATCAGTTCGAGCATCACCTTGTTCAGGGATTTCCCCGTGGCCTTCGCCTTGCGGCGGATCCGCTTCTCCAGTTCGGGGGCGATCCCCCTTACGGTGACCTGGTTCATGTGAAGCACCTCACGACTCTTGATGCCTCATTA is a window encoding:
- a CDS encoding VapC toxin family PIN domain ribonuclease translates to MKLLLDTSAYSGFRRGVSSVVEKISGSDSVLISPVMLGELMFGLRKGGKFEQNMRMLRRFLDHEAVEVAPLGAVTADRYSRIVMQLKKDGSPMPINDVWIAAQAMEHGAELLTSDRHFEQVAGLAYTIC